A window of Primulina huaijiensis isolate GDHJ02 chromosome 9, ASM1229523v2, whole genome shotgun sequence contains these coding sequences:
- the LOC140985049 gene encoding guanosine nucleotide diphosphate dissociation inhibitor At5g09550-like yields the protein MDEEYDVIVLGTGLKECILSGLLSVDGLKVLHMDKNDYYGGESCSLNLNQLWRRFRGNDQPTEQLGASREYNVDMIPKFMMANGTLVRVLIHANVTKYLNFKAVDGSFVYNKGKIYKVPASDVEALKSPLMGLFEKRRARKFFIFVQEFEESNPKTHEGMNLDTITARELIAKYELEDDTIDFIGHALALHSNDGYLDQPAMDFVKRMKLYAESLARFQAGSPYIYPLYGLGELPQAFARLSAVYGGTYMLNKPQCKVEFGADGKVIGVTSEGETAKCKKVVCDPTYLPDKVHKVGKVARAICIMSHPIPDTNESHSAQVILPQKQLGRKSDMYLFCCSYAHNVAPKGKYIAFVTAEAETDNPEVELKPGVDLLGPIDEIFYETYDTFLPTNDNDADNCYISKSYDATTHFESTVTDVLAMYTKITGKVLDLSVDLSSASAGAEE from the exons ATGGATGAAGAGTATGATGTGATTGTTCTGGGAACTGGACTAAAAGAGTGCATTCTCAGTGGCCTCCTCTCTGTTGATGGCCTCAAA GTGCTTCACATGGACAAAAATGACTACTATGGAGGAGAATCCTGCTCTCTCAATTTAAATCAA CTCTGGAGACGCTTCAGGGGAAATGACCAGCCTACAGAGCAATTAGGAGCCAGCAGAGAGTACAATGTTGATATGATTCCAAAG TTCATGATGGCAAATGGAACATTGGTACGGGTGCTTATCCATGCGAATGTTACCAAGTATCTGAACTTCAAGGCAGTAGATGGTAGTTTTGTCTACAATAAAGGAAAG ATCTATAAAGTTCCTGCATCTGATGTTGAAGCACTAAAATCTCCATTAATGGGGTTGTTTGAAAAGCGACGTGCAagaaagttttttatttttgtgcaaGAATTCGAAGAGAGCAATCCCAAAACTCACGAAGGGATGAATCTGGATACAATCACAGCGAGAGAACTTATTGC AAAATATGAACTTGAAGATGACACGATTGATTTTATCGGCCATGCTTTGGCACTGCATAGTAATGATGGTTACTTGGATCAGCcagctatggattttgttaagAGAATGAAG CTTTATGCCGAATCTTTGGCACGCTTCCAAGCGGGATCTCCATATATCTATCCACTTTATGGACTGGGAGAATTGCCTCAG GCATTTGCACGCTTAAGTGCTGTTTATGGTGGGACATACATGCTGAACAAGCCACAATGTAAG GTGGAGTTTGGTGCAGATGGAAAGGTAATTGGAGTAACATCTGAAGGAGAAACTGCTAAATGCAAGAAGGTTGTCTGCGATCCTACGTATTTGCCTGATAAG GTTCATAAGGTTGGAAAGGTTGCTCGTGCTATTTGTATCATGAGTCACCCAATTCCAGACACCAATGAGTCTCACTCAGCCCAAGTCATTCTACCACAGAAGCAACTTGGTCGTAAATCAGATAT GTATCTGTTCTGCTGCTCATACGCTCACAATGTGGCTCCTAAAGGAAAGTATATAGCATTTGTTACTGCAGAAGCGGAAACTGACAACCCAGAGGTCGAACTAAAGCCTGGCGTAGACCTTCTTGGACCAATTGACGAAATCTTTTATGAAACCTACGACACATTTCTACCCACCAACGACAATGATGCTGACAATTGTTACATATCTAAG AGTTATGATGCGACGACACACTTCGAATCCACAGTTACTGATGTGTTGGCCATGTACACGAAGATAACTGGAAAG GTTCTCGATTTGTCGGTGGACCTGAGTTCGGCCAGTGCTGGTGCTGAAGAATAG
- the LOC140984089 gene encoding uncharacterized protein, translating to MGDDGVKNEAMEILGLFQALPRLVVFDLDYTLWPFYCECLSKREMPSLYPHAKGILNALEEKGVDIAIASRSPTPDIANTFLEKLGVKSMFVSQEIFSSWTHKTDHFQKIHRKTGIPYNEMLFFDDEDRNIDTVSKMGVTSILVGNGVNLGAFRQGLSNFSQSKVSLEKSKQRWCNFWQKSSSSETKGHS from the exons ATGGGAGACGATGGGGTGAAGAATGAAGCAATGGAGATCCTCGGATTGTTTCAAGCTCTCCCGCGTCTTGTTGTTTTCGATCTAGATTATACCCTCTGGCCTTTCTACTG TGAATGTCTTTCTAAACGCGAGATGCCATCATTATATCCTCATGCCAAAGGCATATTGAATGCTCTTGAGGAGAAAGGTGTTGATATTGCTATTGCATCAAGGTCGCCTACTCCTGATATAGCGAACACTTTCCTTGAGAAATTAGGGGTAAAATCAATGTTTGTTTCTCAG GAGATATTTTCCAGCTGGACCCACAAAACCGACCACTTTCAGAAAATCCATCGGAAGACAGGCATTCCATATAATGAAATGCTTTTTTTTGATGATGAGGATCGCAACATAGATACG GTTTCTAAAATGGGTGTTACAAGCATCTTGGTGGGCAATGGCGTGAATCTAGGAGCTTTTAGACAGGGGCTCTCTAACTTTTCTCAAAGCAAGGTGTCATTGGAGAAGAGCAAGCAAAGGTGGTGTAATTTTTGGCAGAAATCAAGTTCATCAGAAACGAAAGGCCACTCGTAA
- the LOC140984386 gene encoding uncharacterized protein: protein MDGESSLVGHRNDGHSSARSRSRGPDLFLITCRGFGVVTALAAIFCIAINVISAIQSFRNGNDIFDGIFRCYAVVIAIFVVIAETEWEFFLNFSKVLQYWVGRGMLQIFVAVMTRAYPEHLRNHQELFILQSIASYLLLGCGVIYVISGIFCLGMLKRTHQKSHVSRDQAIKDLEKLQRRREELEALLLEDQA from the exons ATGGACGGAGAGAGTTCGCTCGTGGGTCACCGCAACGATGGACATTCGTCCGCCCGGTCACGGTCAAGGGGGCCGGACCTATTCTTGATTACCTGTCGGGGCTTCGGCGTCGTTACTGCGCTGGCTGCTATTTTCTGCATTGCGATTAACGTCATCTCCGCCATTCAGTCCTTCAGGAACGGAAACGAC ATATTTGATGGCATTTTCCGGTGTTACGCGGTGGTTATAGCTATATTTGTGGTTATTGCGGAGACCGAGTGGGAATTCTTTCTAAACTTCTCCAAG GTTCTGCAGTATTGGGTTGGCAGAGGAATGCTGCAGATCTT TGTTGCAGTAATGACCAGAGCGTACCCTGAGCATTTACGGAACCATCAAGAACTTTTTATTCTCCAGAGCATAGCATCCTACTTGCTCCTTGGATGTGGTGTTATTTATGTTATATCC GGGATATTTTGCCTGGGTATGCTCAAACGCACTCACCAAAAAAGCCATGTGTCACGAGACCAAGCGATAAAGGATCTCGAG AAACTCCAGCGTCGTAGAGAAGAGCTTGAGGCGTTATTGCTTGAAGATCAAGCATGA
- the LOC140984384 gene encoding GATA transcription factor 24-like isoform X1 encodes MYGQPHSSMNSANVQLLQKHGTTRGGKDEKEDVVQCSNGDSIGQIPPSQIGYDAPHSPHALHDSAGGGVMDGVEVVGPHALYDSGLAPVVASAGGDVGADQLTLSFQGEVYVFDSVTPEKVQAVLLLLGGYEVPTVIPTPGMTPPNHRGLAEQAGRSSQPQRVASLNRFREKRKERCFDKKIRYIVRKEVALSTYIMKSSRMQRKKGQFTSSKSVSEEPGSSTADFDAGQEERETFRCRHCGINSKSTPMMRRGPDGPRTLCNACGLKWANKGVLRDLSKVPIVAVQPHFMDAVEISNGEAHGADTIIPAANAITSNAEKTVLNA; translated from the exons ATGTACGGACAGCCACATTCCTCCATGAACAGCGCCAACGTACAACTCCTCCAGAAGCATGGAACAACTCGCGGCGGCAAGGACGAGAAAGAAGATGTCGTTCAGTGCTCCAATGGAGACTCCATAGGACAGATTCCCCCATCTCAGATCGGTTACGACGCCCCCCACTCGCCGCACGCGCTCCATGATTCCGCTGGAGGTGGGGTCATGGACGGCGTGGAGGTGGTTGGCCCTCACGCGCTCTACGATTCGGGTTTGGCCCCGGTCGTGGCGTCTGCTGGTGGGGATGTTGGTGCGGACCAGCTTACGCTTTCGTTTCAGGGGGAAGTTTATGTTTTCGACTCCGTTACGCCGGAGAAG GTTCAGGCAGTACTGTTACTGTTGGGCGGCTATGAAGTACCCACTGTTATTCCTACGCCTGGGATGACTCCTCCAAACCATAGG GGCTTGGCTGAACAAGCCGGAAGGTCGAGTCAACCACAAAGGGTTGCTTCTTTGAACCGTttcagagaaaagagaaaagaaagatGCTTTGATAAGAAGATTCGCTATATTGTGCGCAAGGAAGTTGCTCTCAG TACATATATTATGAAATCTTCCAGGATGCAGCGCAAGAAAGGTCAGTTTACATCATCCAAGTCAGTTTCTGAGGAACCCGGTTCATCGACTGCAGATTTTGATGCTGGCCAAGAAGAACGGGAGACCTT CAGATGTAGGCATTGTGGGATTAATTCGAAGTCCACTCCTATGATGAGACGTGGACCAGATGGACCAAGGACACTGTGCAATGCATGTGGTCTCAAGTGGGCCAACAAG GGAGTACTAAGAGACCTTTCAAAAGTTCCAATTGTTGCCGTGCAGCCACATTTTATGGATGCTGTTGAAATT AGCAATGGTGAAGCTCACGGTGCAGATACCATTATCCCTGCTGCTAATGCAATTACTTCCAACGCAGAAAAGACAGTGTTGAACGCTTAA
- the LOC140984384 gene encoding GATA transcription factor 24-like isoform X2 yields the protein MYGQPHSSMNSANVQLLQKHGTTRGGKDEKEDVVQCSNGDSIGQIPPSQIGYDAPHSPHALHDSAGGGVMDGVEVVGPHALYDSGLAPVVASAGGDVGADQLTLSFQGEVYVFDSVTPEKVQAVLLLLGGYEVPTVIPTPGMTPPNHRGLAEQAGRSSQPQRVASLNRFREKRKERCFDKKIRYIVRKEVALSTYIMKSSRMQRKKGQFTSSKSVSEEPGSSTADFDAGQEERETLCRHCGINSKSTPMMRRGPDGPRTLCNACGLKWANKGVLRDLSKVPIVAVQPHFMDAVEISNGEAHGADTIIPAANAITSNAEKTVLNA from the exons ATGTACGGACAGCCACATTCCTCCATGAACAGCGCCAACGTACAACTCCTCCAGAAGCATGGAACAACTCGCGGCGGCAAGGACGAGAAAGAAGATGTCGTTCAGTGCTCCAATGGAGACTCCATAGGACAGATTCCCCCATCTCAGATCGGTTACGACGCCCCCCACTCGCCGCACGCGCTCCATGATTCCGCTGGAGGTGGGGTCATGGACGGCGTGGAGGTGGTTGGCCCTCACGCGCTCTACGATTCGGGTTTGGCCCCGGTCGTGGCGTCTGCTGGTGGGGATGTTGGTGCGGACCAGCTTACGCTTTCGTTTCAGGGGGAAGTTTATGTTTTCGACTCCGTTACGCCGGAGAAG GTTCAGGCAGTACTGTTACTGTTGGGCGGCTATGAAGTACCCACTGTTATTCCTACGCCTGGGATGACTCCTCCAAACCATAGG GGCTTGGCTGAACAAGCCGGAAGGTCGAGTCAACCACAAAGGGTTGCTTCTTTGAACCGTttcagagaaaagagaaaagaaagatGCTTTGATAAGAAGATTCGCTATATTGTGCGCAAGGAAGTTGCTCTCAG TACATATATTATGAAATCTTCCAGGATGCAGCGCAAGAAAGGTCAGTTTACATCATCCAAGTCAGTTTCTGAGGAACCCGGTTCATCGACTGCAGATTTTGATGCTGGCCAAGAAGAACGGGAGACCTT ATGTAGGCATTGTGGGATTAATTCGAAGTCCACTCCTATGATGAGACGTGGACCAGATGGACCAAGGACACTGTGCAATGCATGTGGTCTCAAGTGGGCCAACAAG GGAGTACTAAGAGACCTTTCAAAAGTTCCAATTGTTGCCGTGCAGCCACATTTTATGGATGCTGTTGAAATT AGCAATGGTGAAGCTCACGGTGCAGATACCATTATCCCTGCTGCTAATGCAATTACTTCCAACGCAGAAAAGACAGTGTTGAACGCTTAA
- the LOC140984384 gene encoding GATA transcription factor 24-like isoform X3: MYGQPHSSMNSANVQLLQKHGTTRGGKDEKEDVVQCSNGDSIGQIPPSQIGYDAPHSPHALHDSAGGGVMDGVEVVGPHALYDSGLAPVVASAGGDVGADQLTLSFQGEVYVFDSVTPEKVQAVLLLLGGYEVPTVIPTPGMTPPNHRGLAEQAGRSSQPQRVASLNRFREKRKERCFDKKIRYIVRKEVALRMQRKKGQFTSSKSVSEEPGSSTADFDAGQEERETFRCRHCGINSKSTPMMRRGPDGPRTLCNACGLKWANKGVLRDLSKVPIVAVQPHFMDAVEISNGEAHGADTIIPAANAITSNAEKTVLNA; this comes from the exons ATGTACGGACAGCCACATTCCTCCATGAACAGCGCCAACGTACAACTCCTCCAGAAGCATGGAACAACTCGCGGCGGCAAGGACGAGAAAGAAGATGTCGTTCAGTGCTCCAATGGAGACTCCATAGGACAGATTCCCCCATCTCAGATCGGTTACGACGCCCCCCACTCGCCGCACGCGCTCCATGATTCCGCTGGAGGTGGGGTCATGGACGGCGTGGAGGTGGTTGGCCCTCACGCGCTCTACGATTCGGGTTTGGCCCCGGTCGTGGCGTCTGCTGGTGGGGATGTTGGTGCGGACCAGCTTACGCTTTCGTTTCAGGGGGAAGTTTATGTTTTCGACTCCGTTACGCCGGAGAAG GTTCAGGCAGTACTGTTACTGTTGGGCGGCTATGAAGTACCCACTGTTATTCCTACGCCTGGGATGACTCCTCCAAACCATAGG GGCTTGGCTGAACAAGCCGGAAGGTCGAGTCAACCACAAAGGGTTGCTTCTTTGAACCGTttcagagaaaagagaaaagaaagatGCTTTGATAAGAAGATTCGCTATATTGTGCGCAAGGAAGTTGCTCTCAG GATGCAGCGCAAGAAAGGTCAGTTTACATCATCCAAGTCAGTTTCTGAGGAACCCGGTTCATCGACTGCAGATTTTGATGCTGGCCAAGAAGAACGGGAGACCTT CAGATGTAGGCATTGTGGGATTAATTCGAAGTCCACTCCTATGATGAGACGTGGACCAGATGGACCAAGGACACTGTGCAATGCATGTGGTCTCAAGTGGGCCAACAAG GGAGTACTAAGAGACCTTTCAAAAGTTCCAATTGTTGCCGTGCAGCCACATTTTATGGATGCTGTTGAAATT AGCAATGGTGAAGCTCACGGTGCAGATACCATTATCCCTGCTGCTAATGCAATTACTTCCAACGCAGAAAAGACAGTGTTGAACGCTTAA
- the LOC140984384 gene encoding GATA transcription factor 24-like isoform X4, with protein MYGQPHSSMNSANVQLLQKHGTTRGGKDEKEDVVQCSNGDSIGQIPPSQIGYDAPHSPHALHDSAGGGVMDGVEVVGPHALYDSGLAPVVASAGGDVGADQLTLSFQGEVYVFDSVTPEKVQAVLLLLGGYEVPTVIPTPGMTPPNHRGLAEQAGRSSQPQRVASLNRFREKRKERCFDKKIRYIVRKEVALRMQRKKGQFTSSKSVSEEPGSSTADFDAGQEERETLCRHCGINSKSTPMMRRGPDGPRTLCNACGLKWANKGVLRDLSKVPIVAVQPHFMDAVEISNGEAHGADTIIPAANAITSNAEKTVLNA; from the exons ATGTACGGACAGCCACATTCCTCCATGAACAGCGCCAACGTACAACTCCTCCAGAAGCATGGAACAACTCGCGGCGGCAAGGACGAGAAAGAAGATGTCGTTCAGTGCTCCAATGGAGACTCCATAGGACAGATTCCCCCATCTCAGATCGGTTACGACGCCCCCCACTCGCCGCACGCGCTCCATGATTCCGCTGGAGGTGGGGTCATGGACGGCGTGGAGGTGGTTGGCCCTCACGCGCTCTACGATTCGGGTTTGGCCCCGGTCGTGGCGTCTGCTGGTGGGGATGTTGGTGCGGACCAGCTTACGCTTTCGTTTCAGGGGGAAGTTTATGTTTTCGACTCCGTTACGCCGGAGAAG GTTCAGGCAGTACTGTTACTGTTGGGCGGCTATGAAGTACCCACTGTTATTCCTACGCCTGGGATGACTCCTCCAAACCATAGG GGCTTGGCTGAACAAGCCGGAAGGTCGAGTCAACCACAAAGGGTTGCTTCTTTGAACCGTttcagagaaaagagaaaagaaagatGCTTTGATAAGAAGATTCGCTATATTGTGCGCAAGGAAGTTGCTCTCAG GATGCAGCGCAAGAAAGGTCAGTTTACATCATCCAAGTCAGTTTCTGAGGAACCCGGTTCATCGACTGCAGATTTTGATGCTGGCCAAGAAGAACGGGAGACCTT ATGTAGGCATTGTGGGATTAATTCGAAGTCCACTCCTATGATGAGACGTGGACCAGATGGACCAAGGACACTGTGCAATGCATGTGGTCTCAAGTGGGCCAACAAG GGAGTACTAAGAGACCTTTCAAAAGTTCCAATTGTTGCCGTGCAGCCACATTTTATGGATGCTGTTGAAATT AGCAATGGTGAAGCTCACGGTGCAGATACCATTATCCCTGCTGCTAATGCAATTACTTCCAACGCAGAAAAGACAGTGTTGAACGCTTAA
- the LOC140984642 gene encoding probable glycosyltransferase At5g20260, with product MLRYFLLRAVHRHLFAICICSLLCYSLLSVFLVTIPILPSDFATVNAPFLVLCLFTLTFSNYFPTFFGGFRDQTQWNGSVEIVEDVYHSADVFRRNYNEMERKFKIYAYRDGDEYDDSTPRTIHWKYASESYFFKNIREXHFLCFLFLNSCQRKNAMQIKVSSYQKMESYVKDYVEGLILKYPYWNRTLGSDHFFVSCHEFDLGATQGVHMLVKNSIRAACSSSYRYGFIPHKDFAVPQINQPFAQPAGGYDLHRRTILGYWEGKCNSDIRKKLVHLWGEDEELDFQNQTVPKLSTIYKFYSAKFCICPASLSHTSARITRAIHYGCVPVILGDHFDLPFVDILEWRKFALLLKEADVYTLKDILKAKAGAEYRMLHNNLLKVQKHFQWNAPPVKFDAFHMVIYDLWLRRNVVK from the exons ATGCTCAGATATTTTCTTCTCCGTGCAGTTCATCGCCATCTCTTCGCCATTTGCATCTGTTCCCTCCTCTGTTATTCACTCTTGTCAGTCTTTCTCGTCACCATTCCAATCTTGCCCTCAGATTTTGCCACAGTAAATGCTCCCTTTCTTGTCCTTTGTCTTTTTACTTTAaccttttcaaattattttccgACTTTTTTTGGTGGGTTTCGTGATCAGACGCAGTGGAATGGTTCTGTAGAGATTGTTGAAGATGTTTATCACTCGGCGGATGTTTTTCGGAGAAATTACAACGAAATGGAGAGGAAGTTCAAGATTTATGCATACAGAGATGgagatgaatatgatgatagtACACCAAGAACGATTCACTGGAAGTATGCAAGTGAAAGTTATTTTTTCAAGAATATCAGAGAGNTTCATTTTCTTTGTTTCTTGTTTCTGAATAGTTGCCAGCGAAAAAACGCCATGCAAATTAAA GTATCCTCGTACCAGAAAATGGAATCATATGTCAAGGATTATGTTGAGGGCTTAATCCTCAAGTACCCGTACTGGAACAGAACACTCGGCTCCGACCACTTCTTCGTATCATGCCATGAATTCGACTTAGGAGCGACTCAAGGCGTTCATATGCTCGTCAAGAACTCCATACGAGCTGCCTGTTCTTCTAGTTATAGATATGGATTCATCCCACACAAAGATTTTGCAGTTCCTCAAATAAATCAGCCCTTTGCACAACCAGCTGGAGGATATGACTTACACAGGAG GACAATTCTTGGCTACTGGGAAGGCAAATGCAATTCGGATATAAGAAAGAAGCTGGTACATCTATGGGGAGAAGACGAAGAACTTGATTTTCAGAACCAAACAGTGCCTAAACTAAGtacaatttacaaattttatagTGCAAAATTCTGCATTTGTCCTGCCAGCTTAAGTCACACAAGTGCTCGAATCACTAGGGCGATTCATTATGGATGTGTTCCTG TAATCTTGGGAGATCACTTTGATTTGCCATTTGTTGACATTCTTGAATGGCGAAAGTTTGCTCTTCTTTTGAAAGAGGCAGATGTGTACACACTCAAGGACATTTTGAAGGCCAAAGCAGGTGCAGAATACAGAATGTTGCACAACAATCTACTCAAG GTGCAGAAACATTTCCAGTGGAATGCGCCCCCGGTAAAATTTGATGCATTCCATATGGTAATATATGATCTATGGTTGAGGAGGAACGTCGTTAAGTAA